CTCCCCACCGGAAGGAACCGTCTTGATCAGGATCACGGACATCGAGCAGCAGGCCGGGCTGATCGCCGGACACGTCGTACGCACGCCGACCCTGCCCAGCCCCGGCCTGTCCGCGCTGCTCGGTGCTCCCGTCACCGTCAAACTCGAACTGCTCCAGCGCACCGGTTCGTTCAAGGCGCGCGGGGCGACGGCCAAGCTGCTGTCGCTGGGTCAGGCGGAGCGGGCGGCCGGGGTCGTGGCGGTCAGCGGCGGCAACCACGGGATCGCCCTCGCTCACATGGCGGCGGCGCTCGACGTCAAGGCGACGGTGGTCATGCCGCGTTCGGCGCCCGCCCGGTCGGTGGAGATCGTGGCGGCGGCCGGGGCGTCGCTGCGGCTGACGGACGACATGGACGGTGCCTTCTCGCTCGTGAACCGGCTGCGGGACGAGGGGCTGACGCTGGTCCACCCCTTCGACGACCCCCTGGTGATCGCGGGGCAGGGGACCGTCGGACTGGAACTCTCCGACGACGCGGGCGACCTCACCGACGTCCTCGTCAGCGTCGGGGGCGGCGGCCTGATCGCCGGGGTCGCGGCGGCGCTGCGGGCGCGTCGTCCGGGTGTCAGGGTCTGGGGCGTGGAGACCGAGGGCGCCGAGTCCATGTCCCGGGCGCTCGCCGCGGGCGGCCCGGTGCCGGTCGCCCTGTCCTCCGTCGTGACCACGCTGAGCGCCCCGTCCGTCTCGCAGCTGACGTACGACCATGTGGCGGCTCTGGTCACCGAGGTCCTCGTGGTCCCGGACCGGGAGGCCGTGCAGGGCTGTCTCGACCTCGCCGAGCACGCCAAGGTGTGGGGCGAACCGGCGGCCGGATGTCTTCTGCCCGCCGCCCGGAGGGTGCTGGAGCGCGTCGGCGACGACTGCCGGTTGGGCCTCGTCGTGTGCGGCGGCAACGCGACCACCGCCGACGTCATGGCCTGGGCCGGGCGATTCGGGCTGCGGTGAGAGAAGTACTCGACCGTGTTCGTTCTACTGACCCGAAAGTCAGAAAGCGAGCAACCAGAAAGCGAATTCCATCGGTTGACGATGTGATTGAACATATCCCGCCGCACCCGCCGTACCTCTGTGAAAGGTGAGAGCCAGGGGTTCAGCGAGGGATGACCATGGTCAAGGCGCACGTCTCCACACACGAGTTGGTCGCCGGACGGTACCGGCCCCTGGATGTCCTGCACCGCGAGACCAACCGGACCTGGTGGTACGGCGAGGACGTCTCGACCGAACGCCCCTGTCTGCTCACCGAGATCGGACTGCCGGCCGGTACCGACGAGGAGACCTCGCTGCGCACCGCCGCAGGAGTCGTCCGGATGTCCAAGACCATGCGGGTGCTCTCCCCCGGCCGGATCGCCGCGGTCGTGGACGCCGTGGCACAAGGGGGCGCCCTGTGGACCGTCACCGAGCCGGTCGACGGCATCCCACTGGGCGAACTCCTGGGCCGCCAAGGCACGTTCGACCACGTGCGGGCGGCGCGCATCGGCCTGGAGCTGCTGGAGGTGCTGGACGCGGCGCACAGCGAGGGCATCACGCACGGTGAACTCAGCCCGGGCCAGGTGTTCGTGCACCACCAGGGCTCCGTCGTCGTCACCGGCTGGGGCCTGGCCGGCGCGACCCTCGCCCCCCGGCTCTCGGCACCGTCGTACGCCTCCCCCGAACAGGCCCGTGACGAGCGCATCGGGCCGGCCGCCGACCTGTGGGCGCTCGGCGCGATCCTCTACACGCTGGTCGAGGGACGTCCGCCCTTCCGTGACCGCGACCGTCCCGCGGCCACCCTGAAGGGAGTCGACCGGCTGCCGCTGCGGGCGCCGGTGCGCGCCGGGCCCCTCACCCAGACCGTGCAGGGGCTGCTGCGCAAGAACTCCCATGAGCGGCTGAGCCGCACCGCCGTGCGGGGCGCCCTCCTCCGGGTTCTCGACGAGGACCCCGACGCGACCCCACCGGAGGAACCCAGGTCCCGCCTGCGCGTCCTGCACGGCGTGGCCCCGGGCCGCAGCAGCCGGTTCCTGATCGCGGGGACCGCCCTGGCCGTCGTCACGGTGGCCGCCGCCGTCCTCACGGTCACCAAGGCGCTGCCCGGCGGCGACAGTGCGACGACAGGTGAGGCGCCCGCCCCGTCCGCGTCGGCCTCCGCCTCCGTGCCCGCCCCGCCACCTCCGGTCCCCTCCTCGTCGGTCACCGCATCCGGCAGCCGCACCGACGAGAGCGTGGACCCGCCCGCGACGCCCACACCCACGCCCACACCCACAACCACGCCGAGCCGAACGGCCTCTCCCACCGCGGGCACGGGGCTGCCGCCCGGATACAGCGAGTACCGCTCCCCCGAAGGCTTCTCCATCGCCCTGCCCAAGGGATGGAAGCCGCTGGAGACCGAACGCCAGGGCGACCTGGCGTACCGCGTGACCTTCGGCGCCTCCGGTGACCCGCGCACGCTCGCCGTCACCTACAGCAAGGCCGTCGGCACGGACGCCGTGGCGGTGTGGCGCGACGACGTGGAACCGGGCCTCGAGGACAACCCCGGCTACCAGCGCATCGGTGACATCCGCGCGACGACCTACCAGGGCCGCGAGGCCGCCGACATGCAGTGGGTCGAGGACGTCGACGGCGCCCGGGTGCGCACCTTCGGCCGCGGCTTCCTCATCGGCGGGGGCCGCGGGTACTCACTGCGCTGGACGACCCCGGCGGCCGACTGGAACGCCGACACGAACCAGCTGGCGCTGGACACCTTCCTGAGCAGCCTCCGCGTGCCCTCAGACTGAGCGCGGCGCCCGCATCCGCCGCAGCGGTCCGGCGTGCAGGGGCTGAGTGCGCCAGCGCGCGGTGAACGTCCGGTCCCCGAGCGAGCACGTCACCAGCAGGTGGTGCGGTGTCTCCAGGAAAGCCACGTCGACGGCGAGGGTCTCCGCGTCGGTCCAGCCGCCGCTCACCGCGACGGGCACCGGCTCGTCGGCCACCGTCCAGCCGGCCTCTCCGAGCCCCAGTTCCAGCCGGTCGCCGTCGTCGACCAGCGTCACGCGGCCCCCCGGGTCCACCTCGACCGCGCTCAGGGACGGCTGGTCGGCGCAGGCACCGCCGTGGGGAGTGAAGGCGGTGTTCCAGTCCTCCGCCCGGTCCGCAGGGGTCGCCTTGCCCCCGGCGGGCGGCACCGCGAGCCGTGTCAGACGGTCGGCCAGCGCCGTGTCCGCCGCCGCGCGGCCGGGCAGCGGGCCGGCCCCGAACGCGGGAAGCAGATGCTCCCAGACCAGGTCCAGCACCTTCTGCATGTCCACGGTCTCCGAGGTGATCGCGAGCACCACGTCCTGTTCGGGCAGCACCACGCAGAACTGCCCGTACGCCCCGTCCCCGCGGTAACCGTGCCGCGCCATCCAGAACTGGAAGCCGTAGCCCTGCTGCCAGTCCGACCAGCCGCCCTCCGGCGGAGCCCCGTGCGAGATCTGGACCCGCGTCGCCTCGGCCACCCATGACTCGGGCAGCAGCCGCTCGCCCTCCCACACCCCGCCCCCCAGGTACAGCAGGCCGAGCCGGGCGACGGCGTCGGTGGTGGCGTGCAGCCCGCTGAAACCGAGCTCACGGCCCGTGCGGTCGGGGATCCAGGCCACCTCGCCGATCCCGAGCGGTGCGAACAGCCGGGGCCGCAGGTACTCGGTGAGCTTCTGGCCCGTGACGCGCTGCACGATCGCGGCGAGGGTGTAGGTGGCGGGCTGGTTGTAGGCGAAGACGGTGCCCGGGTCCCGGTCGGGCGGCACCAGCAGGAAGCCCCGGACGAGCTCGTCGCGGTCCTGTGCGCGCGCCCGGTCCAGTGTCTCCTCGAGATGACCGCTGGCCATCGACGCCACATGCCGTACGAGCATCGCGCGGCTGCGCGGGTCGATGACATCGGCCTCGAATTCCGGGAAGTACGAGATCACCGGGTCGTCGAGCCGGATCAGTCCCTCGGCGAGGGCGAACCCGGCGGCCGTCGCGGTGAAGCTCTTGCTCAGCGAGTAGAGGAGCTGCGGCCGGTCCGGGGCGTACGGCGCCCACCAGCCCGAGGCCACGACCCGGCCGTGGCGCAGCAGCATCAGACTGTGCGGCTCGATGGCCGGGTCGGATTCGAGGGCGTCGAGGAAGGCCTGTATGCCGGCGGCGTCGACGCCCTGGGCTGCGGGGGTGCTCGTGGGCAGGGAGCTCATGGGGGCATCCTCTCTCGTTCTCCGGACTTGATCGAGAGGGCCCCGGAAGCCCGTTTTCCCTTCCGGTCACCGGGGACTCGGCCCTCATGGTGCAAATCGGATACACGATGATGACCGAGCAGGCCGGCCCGCGAGAGCTCGTCGGCCATGTGGTGCGGGCGGAGGAGGCGGGTTACGACTTCTCGGTGACCTCGGACCACTACTTCCCGTGGCTGCGGTCGCAGGGACACTCGCCGTACGCGTGGAGCGTGCTCGGGGCGGCCGCGCAGGCGACCTCCCGCATTCCGCTGATGACGTACGTGACCTGTCCTTCGTTCCGCTACCACCCGGCGGTGGTGGCGCAGAAGGCGGCGACGATGCAGCTGCTCTCACAGGGCCGGTTCCGGCTGGGGCTCGGCTCCGGCGAGAACCTCAACGAGCATGTGGTGGGCGGCGGCTGGCCCTCGGCCGACGTACGGCACGAGATGCTCGAAGAGGCGGTGGAGATCATCCGCGCGCTGTTCCGGGGCGGCCATGTGAACCACCGCGGGAACCACTTCGACGTGGAGTCGGCCCGGCTGTGGGACCTGCCGGACGAGCCGCCGCAGATCGGCCTCGCCGTCTCCGGCGAACAGTCCTGCGAACTGGCCGGCCGCCTCGCCGACCTGGTCATCGCCACGGAGCCCAAGGCGGGCCTGCTCGACGCGTTCGACCGGCACGGCGGCGAGGGCAAGCCGCGCGTGGGACAACTGCCCGTCTGCTACGACCCCGACCGGGACACGGCGATCAAGCGGGCGCACTCCCAGTTCCGATGGTTCGGCAGCGGCTGGAAGGTCAACTCCGAGCTCCCGCACCCGGATGCCTTCGAGGCGGCCACCCAGTTCGTCACGCCCGACGACGTCGTGGAGTCGATCCCCTGCGGCGACGATCCGGACGACTTCGTCGAGGCGGTACGGCCGTACGCGGAGGCGGGTTTCACCGAGATCGCCCTGGTGCAGATCGGCGGGGACTCGCAACCGGAGTTCCTGGACTGGTCGGCGAAGACGCTGCTGCCCGCGCTGCGCGACGCGTTCGCCTGAGCGGGCCGGCCTCCCCGGCGGTACCCGAGGGTGCAATAGGCTTCCGACCCGCACATCGTGCGGTCCGAACGAGCCTGCCCAGGAGAAGCACCCGTGACCCTAGCGATCGACCCGTCCGACACGTCCTCCGAGGCCTCGGTCGAGACGTCCGGCGCGCCCTTGTCCGACCTCGTCGCGCGGGACGCCCGAGAGTTCGGTGTCTACGCGCGGACCGGCGGATGGGCCTTCGGCCTGATGGTGGCGCGCAGCGTGCGGCCCGGCGGCCAGAGCGCGGACGAGACGCCGAAGGTGTCCGCGAAGGAGTTCGCCGAGCTCGCCGGCTGCTCGCCCGAGCGCGTCATGCGCTACTACAAGGCCTGGGACCGGGCCGCCGACGACGGCATGGTCCCGCACTTCGAGGCGCTGGCGCCGGGCCAGGAGGTGGAACTGCCGGACGCGGACGTGTGGCTCGACTACTACGTCTCCCGCAGCAGCGCCGGCTCCGAGCGCGGCACCGCCATCACCGAGGCCGCCGCGGCCGAGGGCATCCGGCCCACCAAGGCCCTGGAGGTCGCCGAGAACCCGACCGCGCTGCGCGCCGCCATCCTCGCCGACCCCTCCACCGCCCGGGCCGCGCGCAGTGCACTGCTCGACCGGATCAAGGAGGACCCGGAGCTCCAGGCCTCCCTGGCCCGGGACGTGGTGCGCACGGACGACCTGAAGAAGGCCGTGGCCACCGAGAGCCGAGCGGCCGACCGGATCGGATACGTCCGCCAGATCGCCGAGTCCGGTCAGGTCAGGACCCCGGCCGGGCAGACCATCGACGCACCCGTCGACCTGCGCCAGGAGGCCGAGCGGCACCTGTCCCTCCTCGAGGAGCTGGAGGAGGACGAGGACACCGGCGAGTGGGCGGCCGAGGCCTTCGACACCATGAAGTCCCTCGTCGCCGAGGCCGTGGAGGCCGACCCCGAACTCCGGGTCCAGGAACGGCGTACGAAGTTCTACAACAGCCTCCAGAAGGCCACCAAGGTGTTCGAGGAGCTGACCTTCGACGACGCCGAGGACTTCTACGAGGACGACATGGTCCAGCAACTGGAGGAACTCCAGCAGGCCATCGCCTCGTGCATCACCGCCTTGCGCACCGCGAAGGGGAATCACCCGGACGGCTGAGCATCTTGGGCGTGTGAGGGGTACTAGAGGGCGACACGTCGCTCTTCCCGGAGGCCTTCAGGTGAACTCCTTCGTCCGCAGAACCGCGCACAAGACTCTGGTCGTGCAACTACAGGCGGGCGGCACGGGCCGTTGCCCCGTGCTCGCCCACCTGGGCTACGACGCGGCGGACCCGTTCGCCGTCACCGCGGTGTTCAGCCATGACGGCCGGGTGCTGGCGCGGTGGCGGCTGGACCGGGAGATGCTCGCTGACGGACTGCGGGGTCCGGTCGGGGTCGGGGACGTACGGTTCAGCCCCGTCTCGACCGGCGTCTGGGAGGAGCTCCGCATGGAGTTCTACGGCGACGCCCGCTCCGACGGGGGTCGCCAGCACGCCGTGGTCTTCGCCTGGGCCCCTGCGCTGGCGTCCTTCCTGCGCGAGACCCGCGAGATCGTGCCGCCGGGCCAGGAAGAGGTCCGCGTGGACGACTTCCTGGCCTCGGTCATCGCGGGAGGCTGAGCCGGGCTGAGCCGGAGGCGGAGACGGGGCTGATGCGCACACGGGCTGAGTAGCCGTACTCATGCCGCCGTCGGCCCCCTGCCCCGACGATGAGGGCTCCGACGACAAGGAGCACCTCATGACCGCTGTGCGCCGGCCCCTGCCGGTCCTGCTCGCCTGGGCCGTGGTCGCCGCGCTCGCCCTGTCGGCCTGGGGCCCGCGCGACCGCACCACCTGGTTCCTGGAGACCGTCTGGGTGCTGGTGGGGCTGCCGCTGATCGTGCTGACGTGGCGCCGCTTCCCGCTGACCGACCTGCTGTGCTGTCTGCTGGGGGCCCACGCGCTCGTGCTGATCGTGGGCGGCCACTACACCTACGCCGAGGTCCCGCTCGGCGACTGGGTGCGGGACACCTTCGGGCTCGACCGCAATCCGTACGACCGTTTCGGCCATCTCATGCAGGGCTTCGTGCCGGCGGTCCTGGTGCGGGAGCTGCTCTGCCGCACCTCACCACTGCGGGGAAGCCGCTGGCTGGCGCCGCTGACGGTGTGCGCGTGTCTGGCCTTCAGTGCCGTCTTCGAGATGCTGGAGTGGGCGGCCGCGGTGACCGGGGGTCAGGCGGCGGACGCCTTCCTGGCCACGCAGGGCGATGTGTGGGACACCCAGTGGGACATGTTCTGCGCGCTGATCGGCGCCACGGTGTCCGTGCTGTCGCTGAGCCGCCCGCACGACCGGCAGTTGGACGAGCTGCGCGTCACCTCGTCGTATAGCGGCGCCGGGTCCACAGGGGCACCGCGAACCAGCACAGCAGATACCAGGCCACCACGGCCGTGACGAGCCAGGGCACCCAGGAGTCGTGGGTCGCGACCCGCAGGATCAGCAGCAGGGCGGCCGTCATCGTCGTGAGCAGGAGAACCAGCCCCACGAAGGTCAGCCGGGAAGCGATCCGTACGGCCTGGGGTTTGATGCGCCTCCCGGAGACGAGGCGGTGCAGGGAGACCGGCCCGATGAGGGCTCCGGTGGCGCAGGAGCCGAGCACGACGGTCACGATGTAGATGACCTGGTCGGTGTGGGCGAGGTCGTCGTACTTGGGTGTGAACACCACGGTGAGCAGGAAGCCGAACAGGATCTGGACACCTGTCTGCGCGACGCGTATCTCCTGGATGAGTTCGCCCCACATGCGGTCCGCACGCTCGTCTTCGGTCTCGTTGCGGCCCGTCCGTCTCACCGTCTCGACCATGCGGTACGGGTATCCGGTGGCTGATCGTTCAAACAGCGCGGCTCCGGGAGCGGCGGGAGGCCTCCTCCCGGAGCCGGGCGGGGGTCACCAGCGGTTCTCGACCTGGTCCTTGATCCGGCGGTCGTAGAGGTCCCGGATGGCCGCGAGGGTCTCGCCGGACAGCGGCGGCAGCTTGGCGGCGGCCGCGTTGGCGCGGGCCTGCTCGGGCGAGCGGGCGCCGGGGATGACGGTGGTGACGCCCGGCTGCTCGATGATCCACCGCAGGGCGAGCTGGGCCGGGGTGTAGCCCTCGGGAGCGAGCGCGGAGAACTCGGCGGCGGCCTCGACACCGGTCGTGTAGTCCACGCCGGAGAAGGTCTCGCCGACGTCGAAGGCCTCGCCGTGCCGGTTGTAGGCGCGGTGGTCGTTCTCCGGGAAGACCGTGTCCTTGGTGTACTTGCCGGACAGCAGACCCGAGGCCAGCGGGACCCGGGCGATGATCCCGACGCCCGCCTCCCGCGCGGCGGGGAGCACCTCGCGCAGCGGCTTCATGCGGAAGGCGTTGAGGATGATCTGCACACTCGCCACACCCGGCCGGGCGATCGCCGTCAGCGCCTCCTCGCAGGTCTCGACGCTGACGCCGTACTGGGCGATGCGCTCCTCCTCGACCAGGGTGTCGAGGGCGTCGAACACCTCGTCGGAGGAGTAGACGGGCGTCGGCGGGCAGTGCAGCTGGACCAGGTCGATGCGGTCGACGCCGAGATTGCGGCGTGAACGGTCGTTCCAGGCACGGAAGTTGTCGAGGACGTAGTTCTCCGGGATCTGGTCGAGCCGGCGGCCCATCTTCGTCGCGACCAGCACATGCAGGTCGGGCCGGCCACTCAGGAAGGTGGCGATGGTCTGCTCGCTGCGTCCGTCGCCGTACACGTCCGCCGTGTCGAAGAAGGTGATCCCCGACTCGGCCGCCGCCTCCAGCACCGAGAGGGCTTCCTTGTCGTCGACGTCTCCCCAGTCGGCCCCCAGCTGCCAGGTGCCGAGTCCGACCACGGATGCGTGCTGCTGCGACCTGCCGAATGTGCGCTCGTCCATGGCGTCAGTCTGTCATCCGTGACCGACCTGCGTGGAACGGGCCGCTCCGGGCCGACCTCGGTGAATTGTTCACTCACACGGGTGACACGCTTCGACGTAAGGCATGCACGTGTCAATGAGCGCCTAGCGTGATCCCGTGACTGATCGTTCAGTGAGCAACCATCCGCAGGACGACTCGTCCTGGTCGCGTCGCGGCTTCCTTCTCAGCGCCGCGACCCTGGCCGCCGTACCGATTCTGCTGCCGGCGGACCCGGCGGCCGCGGCCGGGGAGCTGCCCGATTTCCCGGCGGGCGTGGCCTTGCACCGTTCGGCGTACCGGAACTGGGTCGGCGAGATCACCGCCGACGGGCTGTGGGCCTGTGCCCCGACCGGCCCCGACCAGGTGGCCGAGGTCGTCAACTGGGCCTGGCGGCACGGCTGGCGGGTGCGCGCCCGGGGCTCCTCGCACGGCTGGTCACCCCTCACGGTCACGGAGGGCACGGCGTCGGACGCGCCCGTCCTCCTCGTCGACACCGCTTCCCATCTCACCGGCCTGTCCCTGGACTCCGCCTCCGCCGTGCGGGCCGGCACCGGCGTCACGCTGGAGGCGCTGCTCACCTACCTGGAGGAGCACGGGCTCGGGGTCACCGCCGCGCCCGCCCCCGGCGACCTCACCCTGGGCGGCGCGCTGGCGGTCGACGCGCACGGCACCGCCGTTCCGGCCGACGGCGAGCAGCGGCTGCCGGGACAGACGTACGGCTCACTCAGCAATCGCATCCTGTCGTTGACGGCGGTGGCGTGGGACGAGGACAGCGGGGCGTACGTGCTGCGTGAGTTCAGCCGCGCCAAGGCCGACAGTGCCGCCCTGCTCACCCATCTCGGGCGGACCTTCGTCACCGAGGTCGTGCTGCGGGTCGGCGCCGACAGCAATCTGCGGTGTGTCAGCCGGGTCGACATTCCGGCGGCCGAGCTCTTCGCGGCGCCCGGCGGGGACGGGCGGACCTTCGCGAGCTTCCTGGAGGAGGCCGGGCGGGTCGAGGCGATCTGGTTCGCCTACACGGAGTTCCCGTGGCTGAAGGTGTGGAGCGTGGTGCCGACCAGGCCGCTGACCTCGCGGCGCGTGACCTCGCCGTACAACTACCCCTTCTCCGACAACGTTCCGACCCTGGTGGCGGATCTGGCCGGGCGGATGGTGTCGGACGCGGCCTGGTATCTGGCGCCGGTGCTCGGGAACGCGCAGCTCGACGTGGCGACGGTGGGGCTCACAGCGACGCTGTCGGCGGACATCTGGGGGCCGTCCAAGAACACGCTGCTCTACATCAAGCCGACGACGCTCAGGGTGACCGCGAACGGGTACGCGGTCCTCACGAGCCGGGACCAAGTGCAGCGGGTCGTCTCGCAGTTCACGGACTTCTACCGGGAGCGGCTCGCCGCGTACACGGCGCAGGGACGGTTCCCGGTCAACGGAACGGTGGAGATCAGGGTGACCGGCCTCGATGATCCGGCCGAGGCCGAGCTGGAGGGGGCACGGGCTCCGCTGCTGTCGGCGTTGCGGGCGGACCAGGAGCATCCCGAGTGGGACACGGCGGTGTGGCTGGACATCCTCACGCTGCCGGGGACGCCGTCCGCG
This portion of the Streptomyces canus genome encodes:
- a CDS encoding threonine/serine dehydratase, yielding MIRITDIEQQAGLIAGHVVRTPTLPSPGLSALLGAPVTVKLELLQRTGSFKARGATAKLLSLGQAERAAGVVAVSGGNHGIALAHMAAALDVKATVVMPRSAPARSVEIVAAAGASLRLTDDMDGAFSLVNRLRDEGLTLVHPFDDPLVIAGQGTVGLELSDDAGDLTDVLVSVGGGGLIAGVAAALRARRPGVRVWGVETEGAESMSRALAAGGPVPVALSSVVTTLSAPSVSQLTYDHVAALVTEVLVVPDREAVQGCLDLAEHAKVWGEPAAGCLLPAARRVLERVGDDCRLGLVVCGGNATTADVMAWAGRFGLR
- a CDS encoding serine/threonine protein kinase, whose amino-acid sequence is MTMVKAHVSTHELVAGRYRPLDVLHRETNRTWWYGEDVSTERPCLLTEIGLPAGTDEETSLRTAAGVVRMSKTMRVLSPGRIAAVVDAVAQGGALWTVTEPVDGIPLGELLGRQGTFDHVRAARIGLELLEVLDAAHSEGITHGELSPGQVFVHHQGSVVVTGWGLAGATLAPRLSAPSYASPEQARDERIGPAADLWALGAILYTLVEGRPPFRDRDRPAATLKGVDRLPLRAPVRAGPLTQTVQGLLRKNSHERLSRTAVRGALLRVLDEDPDATPPEEPRSRLRVLHGVAPGRSSRFLIAGTALAVVTVAAAVLTVTKALPGGDSATTGEAPAPSASASASVPAPPPPVPSSSVTASGSRTDESVDPPATPTPTPTPTTTPSRTASPTAGTGLPPGYSEYRSPEGFSIALPKGWKPLETERQGDLAYRVTFGASGDPRTLAVTYSKAVGTDAVAVWRDDVEPGLEDNPGYQRIGDIRATTYQGREAADMQWVEDVDGARVRTFGRGFLIGGGRGYSLRWTTPAADWNADTNQLALDTFLSSLRVPSD
- a CDS encoding serine hydrolase domain-containing protein encodes the protein MSSLPTSTPAAQGVDAAGIQAFLDALESDPAIEPHSLMLLRHGRVVASGWWAPYAPDRPQLLYSLSKSFTATAAGFALAEGLIRLDDPVISYFPEFEADVIDPRSRAMLVRHVASMASGHLEETLDRARAQDRDELVRGFLLVPPDRDPGTVFAYNQPATYTLAAIVQRVTGQKLTEYLRPRLFAPLGIGEVAWIPDRTGRELGFSGLHATTDAVARLGLLYLGGGVWEGERLLPESWVAEATRVQISHGAPPEGGWSDWQQGYGFQFWMARHGYRGDGAYGQFCVVLPEQDVVLAITSETVDMQKVLDLVWEHLLPAFGAGPLPGRAAADTALADRLTRLAVPPAGGKATPADRAEDWNTAFTPHGGACADQPSLSAVEVDPGGRVTLVDDGDRLELGLGEAGWTVADEPVPVAVSGGWTDAETLAVDVAFLETPHHLLVTCSLGDRTFTARWRTQPLHAGPLRRMRAPRSV
- a CDS encoding LLM class F420-dependent oxidoreductase; its protein translation is MVQIGYTMMTEQAGPRELVGHVVRAEEAGYDFSVTSDHYFPWLRSQGHSPYAWSVLGAAAQATSRIPLMTYVTCPSFRYHPAVVAQKAATMQLLSQGRFRLGLGSGENLNEHVVGGGWPSADVRHEMLEEAVEIIRALFRGGHVNHRGNHFDVESARLWDLPDEPPQIGLAVSGEQSCELAGRLADLVIATEPKAGLLDAFDRHGGEGKPRVGQLPVCYDPDRDTAIKRAHSQFRWFGSGWKVNSELPHPDAFEAATQFVTPDDVVESIPCGDDPDDFVEAVRPYAEAGFTEIALVQIGGDSQPEFLDWSAKTLLPALRDAFA
- a CDS encoding SsgA family sporulation/cell division regulator, with translation MNSFVRRTAHKTLVVQLQAGGTGRCPVLAHLGYDAADPFAVTAVFSHDGRVLARWRLDREMLADGLRGPVGVGDVRFSPVSTGVWEELRMEFYGDARSDGGRQHAVVFAWAPALASFLRETREIVPPGQEEVRVDDFLASVIAGG
- a CDS encoding DUF2238 domain-containing protein; this translates as MTAVRRPLPVLLAWAVVAALALSAWGPRDRTTWFLETVWVLVGLPLIVLTWRRFPLTDLLCCLLGAHALVLIVGGHYTYAEVPLGDWVRDTFGLDRNPYDRFGHLMQGFVPAVLVRELLCRTSPLRGSRWLAPLTVCACLAFSAVFEMLEWAAAVTGGQAADAFLATQGDVWDTQWDMFCALIGATVSVLSLSRPHDRQLDELRVTSSYSGAGSTGAPRTSTADTRPPRP
- a CDS encoding DUF6328 family protein, giving the protein MVETVRRTGRNETEDERADRMWGELIQEIRVAQTGVQILFGFLLTVVFTPKYDDLAHTDQVIYIVTVVLGSCATGALIGPVSLHRLVSGRRIKPQAVRIASRLTFVGLVLLLTTMTAALLLILRVATHDSWVPWLVTAVVAWYLLCWFAVPLWTRRRYTTR
- a CDS encoding aldo/keto reductase; translation: MDERTFGRSQQHASVVGLGTWQLGADWGDVDDKEALSVLEAAAESGITFFDTADVYGDGRSEQTIATFLSGRPDLHVLVATKMGRRLDQIPENYVLDNFRAWNDRSRRNLGVDRIDLVQLHCPPTPVYSSDEVFDALDTLVEEERIAQYGVSVETCEEALTAIARPGVASVQIILNAFRMKPLREVLPAAREAGVGIIARVPLASGLLSGKYTKDTVFPENDHRAYNRHGEAFDVGETFSGVDYTTGVEAAAEFSALAPEGYTPAQLALRWIIEQPGVTTVIPGARSPEQARANAAAAKLPPLSGETLAAIRDLYDRRIKDQVENRW
- a CDS encoding cholesterol oxidase substrate-binding domain-containing protein produces the protein MTDRSVSNHPQDDSSWSRRGFLLSAATLAAVPILLPADPAAAAGELPDFPAGVALHRSAYRNWVGEITADGLWACAPTGPDQVAEVVNWAWRHGWRVRARGSSHGWSPLTVTEGTASDAPVLLVDTASHLTGLSLDSASAVRAGTGVTLEALLTYLEEHGLGVTAAPAPGDLTLGGALAVDAHGTAVPADGEQRLPGQTYGSLSNRILSLTAVAWDEDSGAYVLREFSRAKADSAALLTHLGRTFVTEVVLRVGADSNLRCVSRVDIPAAELFAAPGGDGRTFASFLEEAGRVEAIWFAYTEFPWLKVWSVVPTRPLTSRRVTSPYNYPFSDNVPTLVADLAGRMVSDAAWYLAPVLGNAQLDVATVGLTATLSADIWGPSKNTLLYIKPTTLRVTANGYAVLTSRDQVQRVVSQFTDFYRERLAAYTAQGRFPVNGTVEIRVTGLDDPAEAELEGARAPLLSALRADQEHPEWDTAVWLDILTLPGTPSAEAFLREIEQFLLGGYDGTRVEWSKGWAYTDDAVWEDAEVLGTAIPGSFGEAVWGQAAGVLDRLDPHGVFGNAFLDRLFR